The following are from one region of the Etheostoma spectabile isolate EspeVRDwgs_2016 chromosome 15, UIUC_Espe_1.0, whole genome shotgun sequence genome:
- the LOC116702440 gene encoding ADP-ribosylation factor-binding protein GGA1 — protein sequence MAAPPDTESLESRINRATNPLNRDTDWSSIHAFCDQLNNDLEGPQLATRLLAHKIQSPQEWEAMQALLVLETCMKNCGKRFHSEVGKFRFLNELIKVVSPKYLGSRSPEPVKKKVLELIFSWTLGLPEEAKITDAYQMLKKQGIIKQDPELPPDKLLNLPPPRPKNAIFEDEEKSKMLSRLLNSSHPDDLKAANKLIKEMVQEDQKRAEKVSKRVNTIQEVKESVTLLSQLLQDYDSTADNQSNAELLQDLYQRCEKMRPTLFRLASDTEDNDEALAEILQANDSLTHIINQYKQQVKGEIVNGNNTLNAQKPTGGGTALLDLSGLDTSPQSPPSFPEFPTPTDSLNAPSQEMGISLLDDELMSLGLSEGTHASNPHSQPEDSTAWDSFQSSDSIDTDIPAAPSLLLSPDPPSYSQPLSSGSTPGNSALDELELLGKTLMQQSLPPEGLQVKWDKQQCKPTLRDLQSKSGHNITPNPIPTFAAEPPPPLLNSQPSPTHSETPSAEVTLTDVFVPLESIKPSSLLPVTVFDGHSLRVLFHFARDSPPSHPDVLVVIISMLSSAPVPVTNINFHTTAPKSMAVKLQTPSGTELPAFNPILPPAAVTQILLLANPNKEKVELQYRLTFTMGELEHSESGSLEQFPPPETWGNL from the exons ATGGCTGCGCCTCCCGATACCGAGAGTTTGGAGTCTCGTATCA ACAGAGCCACAAACCCGCTGAACAGAGACACCGACTGGAGTAGCATACATGCCTTCTGTGACCAGCTCAACAATGATTTGGAGGG ACCTCAGCTGGCCACCAGGCTCCTGGCCCACAAGATCCAGTCCCCACAGGAGTGGGAGGCCATGCAGGCCCTGCTG GTTCTGGAGACGTGTATGAAAAACTGTGGAAAAAGGTTTCACAGTGAAGTGGGCAAGTTCCGTTTTCTCAATGAACTCATCAAAGTAGTTTCTCCAAAG TACCTGGGCTCCCGGTCACCAGAGCCAGTAAAAAAGAAGGTTTTGGAGTTGATCTTTAGCTGGACTTTGGGGTTACCCGAGGAGGCCAAGATCACAGATGCCTATCAGATGCTGAAGAAACAAG GTATTATTAAACAAGACCCAGAGCTGCCACCTGACAAACTACTGAACCTTCCTCCACCCAGACCCAAGAATGCGATTTTTGAGGACGAGGAGAAGTCAAAA ATGTTGTCTCGCCTGCTGAATAGCTCGCACCCTGATGACCTAAAAGCTGCCAACAAACTCATCAAGGAAATGGTCCAAGAG GATCAGAAGCGAGCAGAGAAAGTGTCAAAGCGGGTGAACACCATACAGGAGGTGAAGGAGAGCGTCACTCTGCTCTCGCAGCTTCTGCAGGACTACGACAGCACCGCCGACAATCAGAGCAACGCCGAACTCCTACAG gaCCTGTACCAGCGCTGTGAGAAAATGAGACCAACACTGTTCAGACTGGCAAGTGATACAGAGGACAACGACGAGGCTCTGG CGGAGATCCTGCAGGCCAACGACAGCCTGACTCACATCATCAACCAGTACAAACAGCAGGTGAAGGGAGAAATAGTAAACGGCAACAACACATTAAACGCACAGAAACCAACAG GGGGAGGGACGGCACTGCTAGATCTGTCAGGATTGGACACATCGCCACAGTCGCCGCCGTCCTTCCCAGAGTTCCCCACTCCAACAGACAGCCTCAACGCCCCCTCGCAGGAGATGGGGATCAGTCTCCTCGACGACGAGCTCATGTCACTCG GTTTAAGTGAAGGAACACACGCCTCCAACCCTCACTCCCAGCCTGAGGACTCCACAGCCTGGGACTCCTTccag TCCTCTGACAGCATAGACACAGACATCCCAGCAGCACCTAGTCTCCTCCTGAGTCCAGACCCGCCCTCCTACTCTCAGCCCCTCTCGTCTGGCTCCACCCCTGGGAACTCGGCTCTGGATGAGCTGGAACTGCTGGGAAAGACCCTGATGCAGCAGTCCCTCCCTCCAGAGGGCCTGCAGGTCAAATG GGACAAGCAGCAGTGCAAACCAACTCTGAGAGATCTCCAGAGCAAGTCTGGCCACAACATTACCCCAAACCCCATCCCAACATTCGCCGCTGAACCTCCGCCACCTCTCCTCAACTCTCAGCCCAGCCCCACTCACAGTGAGACTCCTTCTGCAGAAGTCACGCTGACTGATGTTTTTGTACCGCTAGAATCCATTAAGCCCA GTAGTCTGTTACCTGTGACTGTGTTTGACGGACACAGTCTGCGGGTTCTCTTTCACTTTGCCCGCGACTCGCCGCCGTCTCATCCTGACGTGCTGGTGGTGATCATCTCCATGCTGTCATCTGCTCCCGTCCCCGTCACGAACATAAACTTCCACACCACGGCTCCAAAG TCTATGGCAGTGAAGCTGCAGACTCCATCAGGAACAGAGCTCCCAGCTTTCAACCCCATCCTTCCACCTGCTGCTGTCACACAGATCCTGCTGCTGGCCAACCCAAACAAG GAGAAAGTGGAGCTGCAGTACAGACTAACCTTCACCATGGGAGAGCTGGAGCACAGTGAGAGTGGCAGTCTAGAACAGTTTCCTCCTCCAGAGACGTGGGGCAACCTATAG
- the LOC116702441 gene encoding probable ATP-dependent RNA helicase DDX17 produces MRGSYGDKDRDRGRDRGSPRFGSSRGGPPPGRKFGNPGDRLRKKRWDLDELPKFEKNFYTEHPEIQRMTQYDVEEYCRKKEITVRGSGCPKPVTTFHQAQFPQYVLDVLMQQNFKEPTAIQAQGFPLALSGRDMVGIAQTGSGKTLSYLLPAIVHINHQPYLERGDGPICLVLAPTRELAQQVQQVAYDYGKSSRIKSTCVYGGAPKGPQIRDLERGVEICIATPGRLIDFLEAGKTNLRRCTYLVLDEADRMLDMGFEPQIRKIVDQIRPDRQTLMWSATWPKEVRQLAEDFLKDYVQINVGALELSANHNILQIVDVCMDSEKDQKLLQLMEEIMAEKENKTIIFVETKKRCDDLTRRMRRDGWPAMCIHGDKSQPERDWVLTEFRSGKAPILIATDVASRGLDVEDVKFVINYDYPNSSEDYIHRIGRTARSTNKGTAYTFFTPGNLRQARELIRVLEEARQAINPKLLQLVDTGRGGGGGGGRLRFRGSSNSNNPNLMFQDTCDRRMRSVGGGGSSAKDSRGSSSYGRDSRRGSSRERSSSSSSSHRDRSSRDGGRSYSSSSYDQYQNNNSSSSSSSQYSSSRGSSGSGGGGVGQAPPSSAAPQPLMAKQFNPPQPMMGLMGHSPFQFAPPQPPPPSSRK; encoded by the exons atgagAGGTTCTTACGGAGACAAAGATCGAGACCGTGGCCGTGACAGAGG GAGCCCTCGTTTCGGCTCCAGCAGAGGCGGCCCACCACCGGGTAGAAAGTTCGGGAACCCCGGGGACCGTTTGCGAAAGAAGAGATGGGACCTGGACGAGCTTCCGAAATTTGAAAAGAACTTTTATACTGAACATCCGGAAATACAGCGAATGACCCAG TATGATGTTGAGGAGTATTGCAGGAAGAAAGAAATCACTGTTCGAGGTTCAGGTTGCCCGAAGCCTGTCACTACCTTCCATCAGGCACAGTTTCCCC AATATGTATTGGATGTACTGATGCAGCAGAATTTCAAGGAGCCCACAGCCATTCAGGCACAAGGTTTCCCTCTGGCCCTCAGCGGGAGAGACATGGTGGGCATTGCTCAGACTGGCTCTGGGAAGACCTTATCG TACCTCCTGCCTGCCATTGTGCACATCAATCATCAGCCCTACTTGGAGCGTGGAGATGGACCCATT TGCTTGGTTCTGGCCCCCACTAGAGAACTGGCGCAGCAGGTCCAGCAGGTGGCGTACGACTATGGAAAGTCATCCCGCATCAAAAGCACTTGTGTGTATGGGGGTGCTCCCAAGGGACCTCAAATCAGAGACCTGGAGAGAG GTGTTGAGATCTGCATTGCCACTCCAGGTCGTCTGATTGACTTCCTTGAGGCTGGAAAGACCAACCTGCGACGCTGTACATACTTGGTTCTGGATGAAGCAGACCGCATGCTGGATATGGGTTTTGAACCCCAGATTCGCAAGATTGTGGACCAGATCAGG CCCGACAGACAGACCCTGATGTGGAGTGCCACCTGGCCTAAAGAGGTTCGCCAGCTGGCAGAAGACTTTCTGAAAGACTATGTCCAAATTAATGTTGGAGCGCTGGAACTCAGCGCCAACCACAACATCCTTCAGATAGTTGATGTCTGTATGGATAGCGAGAAGGACCAAAA GTTGCTCCAGCTGATGGAGGAGATCATGgctgagaaagaaaacaagaccaTCATCTTCGTGGAGACCAAGAAACGATGTGACGATCTCACACGCAGGATGAGACGTGATGG ATGGCCAGCGATGTGTATTCATGGTGACAAgagccagccagagagagacTGGGTGTTAACAG aGTTCCGTAGCGGCAAGGCTCCCATCCTCATCGCTACTGACGTGGCTTCACGTGGTTTGG ATGTGGAGGATGTCAAGTTTGTCATCAATTATGACTATCCCAACTCATCGGAGGACTATATCCATCGCATTGGTCGTACAGCCCGCAGCACCAACAAAGGCACCGCCTACACCTTCTTCACTCCGGGGAACCTCCGCCAGGCCCGCGAGCTGATCCGGGTGCTGGAGGAGGCCCGCCAGGCCATCAATCCCAAACTGCTGCAGCTAGTTGATACTGGACGGGGAGGAGGCGGAGGGG GTGGCCGGCTTCGTTTTCGTGGCAGCTCCAATTCTAACAATCCCAACCTGATGTTCCAGGACACGTGTGACCGGCGAATGCGTTCTGTGGGTGGAGGCGGTAGCAGCGCCAAAGACAGCCGCGGCAGCAGCAGCTATGGCCGAGATAGCCGTAGAGGAAGCAGCCGGGAAcgctcctcctcatcttcctcttctcACAGGGATCGCAGCAGCAGGGACGGAGGACGCAGCTATAGCTCCAGCTCATACGACCAGTATCAGAATaataacagcagcagcagcagcagcagtcagtaCAGCAGCTCTAGGGGCAGCTCTGGGTCGGGGGGTGGTGGAGTAGGGCAGGCTCCACCTTCTTCAGCCGCCCCCCAGCCTCTAATGGCCAAGCAGTTCAACCCTCCCCAGCCCATGATGGGCCTGATGGGGCACTCGCCATTCCAGTTTGCGCCTCCACAGCCACCCCCTCCATCAAGCAGAAAGTAA
- the LOC116702446 gene encoding transmembrane protein 184B isoform X1, protein MENEELKPGLQSTRDELSDALIQTSADQTTAEEMGQLWRRDIALSESLGNDSPVGFAPGPPATVAPQQSNSSWLPEAPVVTPEEPIFLMTSTAKTISGFFVWTALLITCHQIYMHLRYYSSPNEQRHIVRILFIVPIYAFDSWLSLLFFTNEEYYVYFDTVRDCYEAFVIYNFLSLCYEYLGGESAIMAEIRGKPIESSCMYGTCCLWGKTYSIGFLRFCKQATLQFCVVKPLMAMITVILQAFGKYKDGDFNVASGYLYVTIIYNISVSLSLYALFLFYFATRELLVPYNPVLKFFMVKSVIFLSFWQGMLLAILEKCGAIPQITSANFSVGEGTVAAGYQNFIICIEMFFAAIALRHAFTHKVYMDKRLDSYGSFPIYGQYGRCAPMKSISSSLKETMNPGDMVQDAIHNFSPAYQQYTQQSTLERSGGPPLSRSHSNLSTRGDNEKTLLLSSDDEF, encoded by the exons ATGGAAAATGAGGAGCTAAAACCAG GTTTGCAATCGACTCGAGATGAGCTAAGTGATGCTTTGATTCAAACCAGCGCAGATCAAACAACTGCAGAGGAG ATGGGTCAACTTTGGCGGCGAGACATTGCCCTCTCAGAGAGTTTGGGGAATGACTCTCCTGTCGGCTTCGCCCCGGGGCCCCCAGCCACGGTGGCCCCACAACAATCCAACTCCTCCTGGCTCCCAGAAGCCCCAGTGGTCACACCAGAAGAGCCAATTTTCCTTATGACCTCCACTGCCAAAACtatttcagggttttttgttTGGACAGCTCTTCTGATCACATGTCACCAG ATCTACATGCATCTGCGTTACTACAGCTCTCCAAATGAACAGAGGCACATAGTTAGGATCCTCTTCATAGTCCCCATCTATGCCTTCGACTCCTGGCTCAGCCTTCTCTTCTTCACCAACGAGGAGTATTACGTTTATTTTGACACAGTCCGAGACTGCTACGAAG CCTTTGTCATCTACAACTTCCTGAGTCTGTGTTATGAGTATCTGGGAGGAGAGAGCGCCATCATGGCCGAGATCAGAGGGAAACCTATCGA GTCAAGCTGTATGTATGGCACCTGTTGTCTGTGGGGAAAGACATACTCCATTGGCTTCCTCAGGTTTTGTAAACAG GCAACTCTCCAGTTCTGTGTGGTGAAACCTCTGATGGCAATGATCACTGTCATTCTTCAGGCCTTCGGGAAATACAAAGACGGAGACTTTAA cGTTGCTAGTGGCTACCTGTATGTGACCATTATCTACAACATCTCCGTCAGTCTGTCGCTCTAcgctctcttcctcttctactTCGCCACACGTGAACTGCTTGTCCCATACAACCCCGTGCTCAAGTTCTTCATGGTCAAATCAGtcatctttctctccttctgGCAAG GGATGCTGCTGGCCATCCTGGAGAAGTGTGGAGCCATCCCTCAGATCACCTCGGCCAACTTCTCTGTGGGCGAGGGAACAGTTGCCGCTGGTTACCAAAACTTCATCATCTGCATTGAGATGTTCTTTGCGGCTATCGCTTTGCGCCATGCCTTTACTCACAAGGTCTACATGGATAAAAGGCTGGACTCATATG GCTCATTTCCTATCTATGGACAGTATG GTCGCTGTGCCCCAATGAAGAGCATCTCCAGCAGCCTGAAGGAGACCATGAATCCAGGGGACATGGTCCAGGATGCCATCCATAACTTCTCCCCAGCTTATCAGCAGTACACCCAGCAGTCCACATTGGAGCGAAGTGGGGGGCCACCCCTCTCCCGCAGCCACAGTAACCTCAGCACCCGCGGGGACAACGAAAAGACCCTGCTGCTTAGCTCCGACGACGAGttctga
- the LOC116702446 gene encoding transmembrane protein 184B isoform X2, with protein MENEELKPGLQSTRDELSDALIQTSADQTTAEEMGQLWRRDIALSESLGNDSPVGFAPGPPATVAPQQSNSSWLPEAPVVTPEEPIFLMTSTAKTISGFFVWTALLITCHQIYMHLRYYSSPNEQRHIVRILFIVPIYAFDSWLSLLFFTNEEYYVYFDTVRDCYEAFVIYNFLSLCYEYLGGESAIMAEIRGKPIESSCMYGTCCLWGKTYSIGFLRFCKQATLQFCVVKPLMAMITVILQAFGKYKDGDFNVASGYLYVTIIYNISVSLSLYALFLFYFATRELLVPYNPVLKFFMVKSVIFLSFWQGMLLAILEKCGAIPQITSANFSVGEGTVAAGYQNFIICIEMFFAAIALRHAFTHKVYMDKRLDSYGRCAPMKSISSSLKETMNPGDMVQDAIHNFSPAYQQYTQQSTLERSGGPPLSRSHSNLSTRGDNEKTLLLSSDDEF; from the exons ATGGAAAATGAGGAGCTAAAACCAG GTTTGCAATCGACTCGAGATGAGCTAAGTGATGCTTTGATTCAAACCAGCGCAGATCAAACAACTGCAGAGGAG ATGGGTCAACTTTGGCGGCGAGACATTGCCCTCTCAGAGAGTTTGGGGAATGACTCTCCTGTCGGCTTCGCCCCGGGGCCCCCAGCCACGGTGGCCCCACAACAATCCAACTCCTCCTGGCTCCCAGAAGCCCCAGTGGTCACACCAGAAGAGCCAATTTTCCTTATGACCTCCACTGCCAAAACtatttcagggttttttgttTGGACAGCTCTTCTGATCACATGTCACCAG ATCTACATGCATCTGCGTTACTACAGCTCTCCAAATGAACAGAGGCACATAGTTAGGATCCTCTTCATAGTCCCCATCTATGCCTTCGACTCCTGGCTCAGCCTTCTCTTCTTCACCAACGAGGAGTATTACGTTTATTTTGACACAGTCCGAGACTGCTACGAAG CCTTTGTCATCTACAACTTCCTGAGTCTGTGTTATGAGTATCTGGGAGGAGAGAGCGCCATCATGGCCGAGATCAGAGGGAAACCTATCGA GTCAAGCTGTATGTATGGCACCTGTTGTCTGTGGGGAAAGACATACTCCATTGGCTTCCTCAGGTTTTGTAAACAG GCAACTCTCCAGTTCTGTGTGGTGAAACCTCTGATGGCAATGATCACTGTCATTCTTCAGGCCTTCGGGAAATACAAAGACGGAGACTTTAA cGTTGCTAGTGGCTACCTGTATGTGACCATTATCTACAACATCTCCGTCAGTCTGTCGCTCTAcgctctcttcctcttctactTCGCCACACGTGAACTGCTTGTCCCATACAACCCCGTGCTCAAGTTCTTCATGGTCAAATCAGtcatctttctctccttctgGCAAG GGATGCTGCTGGCCATCCTGGAGAAGTGTGGAGCCATCCCTCAGATCACCTCGGCCAACTTCTCTGTGGGCGAGGGAACAGTTGCCGCTGGTTACCAAAACTTCATCATCTGCATTGAGATGTTCTTTGCGGCTATCGCTTTGCGCCATGCCTTTACTCACAAGGTCTACATGGATAAAAGGCTGGACTCATATG GTCGCTGTGCCCCAATGAAGAGCATCTCCAGCAGCCTGAAGGAGACCATGAATCCAGGGGACATGGTCCAGGATGCCATCCATAACTTCTCCCCAGCTTATCAGCAGTACACCCAGCAGTCCACATTGGAGCGAAGTGGGGGGCCACCCCTCTCCCGCAGCCACAGTAACCTCAGCACCCGCGGGGACAACGAAAAGACCCTGCTGCTTAGCTCCGACGACGAGttctga
- the LOC116702446 gene encoding transmembrane protein 184B isoform X3: MGQLWRRDIALSESLGNDSPVGFAPGPPATVAPQQSNSSWLPEAPVVTPEEPIFLMTSTAKTISGFFVWTALLITCHQIYMHLRYYSSPNEQRHIVRILFIVPIYAFDSWLSLLFFTNEEYYVYFDTVRDCYEAFVIYNFLSLCYEYLGGESAIMAEIRGKPIESSCMYGTCCLWGKTYSIGFLRFCKQATLQFCVVKPLMAMITVILQAFGKYKDGDFNVASGYLYVTIIYNISVSLSLYALFLFYFATRELLVPYNPVLKFFMVKSVIFLSFWQGMLLAILEKCGAIPQITSANFSVGEGTVAAGYQNFIICIEMFFAAIALRHAFTHKVYMDKRLDSYGSFPIYGQYGRCAPMKSISSSLKETMNPGDMVQDAIHNFSPAYQQYTQQSTLERSGGPPLSRSHSNLSTRGDNEKTLLLSSDDEF; this comes from the exons ATGGGTCAACTTTGGCGGCGAGACATTGCCCTCTCAGAGAGTTTGGGGAATGACTCTCCTGTCGGCTTCGCCCCGGGGCCCCCAGCCACGGTGGCCCCACAACAATCCAACTCCTCCTGGCTCCCAGAAGCCCCAGTGGTCACACCAGAAGAGCCAATTTTCCTTATGACCTCCACTGCCAAAACtatttcagggttttttgttTGGACAGCTCTTCTGATCACATGTCACCAG ATCTACATGCATCTGCGTTACTACAGCTCTCCAAATGAACAGAGGCACATAGTTAGGATCCTCTTCATAGTCCCCATCTATGCCTTCGACTCCTGGCTCAGCCTTCTCTTCTTCACCAACGAGGAGTATTACGTTTATTTTGACACAGTCCGAGACTGCTACGAAG CCTTTGTCATCTACAACTTCCTGAGTCTGTGTTATGAGTATCTGGGAGGAGAGAGCGCCATCATGGCCGAGATCAGAGGGAAACCTATCGA GTCAAGCTGTATGTATGGCACCTGTTGTCTGTGGGGAAAGACATACTCCATTGGCTTCCTCAGGTTTTGTAAACAG GCAACTCTCCAGTTCTGTGTGGTGAAACCTCTGATGGCAATGATCACTGTCATTCTTCAGGCCTTCGGGAAATACAAAGACGGAGACTTTAA cGTTGCTAGTGGCTACCTGTATGTGACCATTATCTACAACATCTCCGTCAGTCTGTCGCTCTAcgctctcttcctcttctactTCGCCACACGTGAACTGCTTGTCCCATACAACCCCGTGCTCAAGTTCTTCATGGTCAAATCAGtcatctttctctccttctgGCAAG GGATGCTGCTGGCCATCCTGGAGAAGTGTGGAGCCATCCCTCAGATCACCTCGGCCAACTTCTCTGTGGGCGAGGGAACAGTTGCCGCTGGTTACCAAAACTTCATCATCTGCATTGAGATGTTCTTTGCGGCTATCGCTTTGCGCCATGCCTTTACTCACAAGGTCTACATGGATAAAAGGCTGGACTCATATG GCTCATTTCCTATCTATGGACAGTATG GTCGCTGTGCCCCAATGAAGAGCATCTCCAGCAGCCTGAAGGAGACCATGAATCCAGGGGACATGGTCCAGGATGCCATCCATAACTTCTCCCCAGCTTATCAGCAGTACACCCAGCAGTCCACATTGGAGCGAAGTGGGGGGCCACCCCTCTCCCGCAGCCACAGTAACCTCAGCACCCGCGGGGACAACGAAAAGACCCTGCTGCTTAGCTCCGACGACGAGttctga
- the LOC116702447 gene encoding casein kinase I, which produces MELRVGNKYRLGRKIGSGSFGDIYLGANIATGEEVAIKLECVKTKHPQLHIESKFYKMMQGGVGIPSIKWCGAEGDYNVMVMELLGPSLEDLFNFCSRKFSLKTVLLLADQMISRIEYIHSKNFIHRDVKPDNFLMGLGKKGNLVYIIDFGLAKKYRDARTHQHIPYRENKNLTGTARYASINTHLGIEQSRRDDLESLGYVLMYFNLGSLPWQGLKAATKRQKYERISEKKMSTPIEVLCKGYPSEFSTYLNFCRSLRFDDKPDYSYLRQLFRNLFHRQGFSYDYVFDWNMLKFGASRTAEDGDRERRTGDERDERIGGAPRGSASRGLPPGPNPAAANRVRNGPEQAISNPASRVQQSGNTSPRAISRAERERKVSMRLHRGAPANVSSSDLTARHDQSRISTSQVSVPFEHMGK; this is translated from the exons ATGGAGCTGAGAGTGGGGAACAAGTACCGGCTCGGGCGAAAGATAGGGAGTGGTTCCTTTGGCGACATTTACCTCG GTGCCAACATTGCCACTGGTGAGGAGGTAGCCATCAAGCTGGAATGTGTGAAGACCAAACACCCACAGTTGCACATTGAAAGCAAGTTCTACAAGATGATGCAAGGAGGAG TGGGTATTCCATCAATAAAATGGTGTGGTGCAGAGGGAGACTACAACGTGATGGTAATGGAGCTGCTTGGTCCCAGTCTGGAGGACCTTTTTAACTTTTGCTCCCGGAAGTTCAGCCTAAAGACAGTCCTGCTCCTGGCAGACCAAATG ATAAGTCGCATTGAGTACATCCACTCCAAGAATTTCATCCATCGGGATGTTAAGCCTGATAACTTCCTAATGGGGCTTGGCAAGAAGGGTAACCTGGTGTACATCATTGACTTTGGCCTGGCCAAAAAGTACCGCGATGCCCGCACACACCAGCACATCCCTTACAGGGAGAACAAAAACCTGACTGGCACAGCGCGCTACGCCTCCATTAACACACATCTTGGAATTG AGCAGTCCAGACGCGACGACCTGGAGTCTCTCGGCTATGTCCTCATGTACTTCAACCTGGGCTCCCTCCCCTGGCAGGGCCTCAAGGCCGCTACCAAGAGACAGAAGTATGAACGAATCAGTGAGAAGAAAATGTCCACACCCATCGAGGTTCTTTGCAAAGGATACCCTT CTGAGTTCTCCACATACCTGAATTTCTGCCGTTCGCTCCGCTTCGATGACAAGCCAGACTACTCTTACCTACGACAGCTCTTCAGGAATCTGTTCCACCGTCAGGGTTTCTCCTATGATTATGTCTTTGACTGGAACATGCTCAAATTT GGTGCCAGTCGAACAGCTGAGGATGGGGATCGGGAGAGGAGGACGGGAGACGAGAGGGATGAGCGTATCGGAGGAGCCCCAAGGGGGTCTGCATCGCGGGGCCTGCCCCCAGGCCCCAACCCTGCAGCTGCCAACAGAGTCAGGAACGGACCAGAGCAGGCCATCTCTAACCCTGCCTCACGGGTTCAGCAGTCTG GGAACACGTCGCCTCGGGCCATTTCTCgcgcagagagggagaggaaggtgAGCATGCGGCTCCACCGCGGGGCTCCTGCCAACGTATCATCCTCTGACCTCACAGCCCGTCATGACCAATCCAGAATTTCCACATCACAG gtcAGCGTGCCATTTGAGCACATGGGGAAGTAG